In Streptomyces sp. DG2A-72, one genomic interval encodes:
- a CDS encoding SURF1 family protein — MYRFLLTPRWWGINVFVLLAIPFCIYMGSWQLSRFEERVDSHQVAEDKAASDKQQAARPLAELLPVDKETSGEQVTATGRYGKQLLVPDRELDGKRGFYVLTLLRTDEGKALPVVRGWLPGDADAAKAPAAPSGEVTVTGALQASETPGDNGVSAQGGLPAGQTAAISAASLINLVSYDVYDAWVTLNTGDAGMKTVPASAAQDTGLDLKAFQNLGYTGEWFVFAGFVVFMWFRLLRREVEFVRDAQLGLVDEEERDPVSA; from the coding sequence GTGTACCGGTTCCTGCTGACCCCCCGCTGGTGGGGAATCAACGTCTTCGTGCTGCTTGCCATCCCCTTCTGCATCTACATGGGGTCCTGGCAGCTGAGCCGGTTCGAGGAGCGGGTGGACAGCCACCAGGTCGCGGAGGACAAGGCGGCCTCGGACAAGCAGCAGGCGGCCCGGCCGCTGGCCGAGTTGCTGCCCGTGGACAAGGAGACCTCCGGCGAGCAGGTCACCGCGACCGGACGGTACGGCAAGCAACTGCTGGTGCCGGACCGGGAGCTGGACGGCAAGCGTGGCTTCTATGTGCTGACGCTGCTGCGCACCGACGAGGGCAAGGCGCTGCCGGTCGTACGAGGCTGGCTGCCGGGTGACGCCGACGCCGCGAAGGCGCCCGCCGCGCCCTCCGGCGAAGTCACCGTCACCGGTGCGCTCCAAGCGTCCGAGACACCCGGGGACAACGGGGTCAGTGCGCAGGGCGGGCTGCCGGCCGGGCAGACCGCGGCGATCAGTGCGGCGTCGCTGATCAACCTCGTGTCGTACGACGTGTACGACGCCTGGGTCACCCTCAACACCGGTGACGCCGGGATGAAGACAGTGCCGGCGAGCGCCGCACAGGACACCGGGCTCGACCTGAAGGCCTTCCAGAACCTCGGCTACACCGGCGAGTGGTTCGTCTTCGCCGGGTTCGTGGTCTTCATGTGGTTCCGGCTGCTGCGCCGCGAGGTGGAGTTCGTTCGGGATGCGCAGCTGGGACTGGTGGACGAGGAAGAGCGCGATCCCGTGTCCGCCTAG
- a CDS encoding nuclear transport factor 2 family protein, whose product MTDLRKTVETFWATAEARDWDAFADTLAEDVTYELPQTRERISGKARYIQFNREYPGDWHARIERILAEPDQVVTWIRCRVGDEEVDAISFFTGDGSGRIATVTDFWPEPYEPPAGREHLAERY is encoded by the coding sequence ATGACCGATCTGCGCAAGACAGTGGAAACGTTCTGGGCCACCGCGGAGGCCCGGGACTGGGACGCGTTCGCGGACACGCTGGCCGAGGACGTCACGTACGAGCTGCCTCAGACGAGGGAGCGCATCAGCGGCAAGGCACGATACATACAGTTCAACCGGGAATACCCCGGCGACTGGCACGCCCGCATCGAGCGGATCCTCGCCGAGCCGGACCAGGTCGTCACCTGGATCCGCTGCAGAGTCGGCGACGAGGAGGTGGACGCCATCTCCTTCTTCACCGGGGACGGCAGCGGCCGCATAGCCACCGTCACGGACTTCTGGCCCGAGCCGTACGAGCCTCCGGCGGGCCGGGAGCACCTCGCGGAAAGGTACTGA
- a CDS encoding SigE family RNA polymerase sigma factor encodes MAEVLDFTAAAHGTVLRPRRPRMPGAPGGMPVIAPMPAARPARIPSPRDGDEVDAVAAGTTVDHLTETYRAHYRSLLGLAALLLDDTASCEDVVQEAFIRVHSARKRVRDPEKTLAYLRQTVVNLSRSALRRRILGLKLLSKPMPDMASAEEGAYDQLERDSLIKAMKGLQRRQREVLVLRYFADMTEAQVAQTLGISLGSVKAYGSRGIAALRIAMEAPA; translated from the coding sequence GTGGCAGAGGTACTCGATTTCACCGCGGCGGCGCACGGCACAGTCCTGCGTCCCCGCCGACCCCGCATGCCCGGCGCGCCCGGTGGCATGCCGGTGATCGCGCCCATGCCCGCAGCGCGGCCCGCCCGCATACCCAGCCCGCGCGACGGCGACGAAGTCGACGCAGTGGCCGCCGGTACCACCGTCGACCACCTCACCGAGACCTACCGCGCCCACTACCGCTCACTGCTGGGCCTCGCGGCGCTCCTCCTCGACGACACCGCCTCCTGCGAGGACGTCGTCCAGGAGGCCTTCATCCGCGTCCACTCGGCCCGCAAACGCGTCCGCGACCCGGAGAAGACCCTCGCCTATCTGCGGCAGACGGTCGTCAACCTCTCGCGTTCCGCCCTGCGCCGCCGCATCCTCGGCCTGAAGCTGCTGTCGAAGCCGATGCCCGACATGGCGAGCGCCGAGGAGGGCGCGTACGACCAGCTGGAGCGGGACTCGCTGATCAAGGCGATGAAGGGCCTTCAGCGCCGGCAGCGTGAGGTCCTCGTCCTGCGCTACTTCGCCGACATGACCGAGGCGCAGGTCGCCCAGACGCTCGGCATCTCGCTGGGCTCCGTGAAGGCCTACGGCTCGCGCGGCATCGCGGCGCTGCGGATCGCCATGGAGGCGCCGGCATGA